The Streptomyces spororaveus genome includes a region encoding these proteins:
- a CDS encoding pyridoxal phosphate-dependent decarboxylase family protein, with the protein MRSHLLNETTADLYRRSVTEGVDRVAAKLASTQRPHTGISVDELAPVINGIDLDKPLADAAAVLDELEDVYLRDAVYFHHPRYLGHLNCPVVIPAVLGEAILSAVNSSLDTWDQSIGGTLIERRLIDWTTERIGLGPAADGIFTSGGSQSNFHALLLARDEACRLVMKKALDEGRELTKAELLPKLRIFTSEASHFSVQKSAAMLGLGYEAVICVPVDRNRRMDTAVLALELEECASEGLFPMAVVATAGTTDFGSIDPLPEIARLADEHHAWMHVDAAYGCGLLASPTRRHLLDGIERADSVTVDYHKSFFQPVSSSAMLVRDRDTLKHATYHADYLNPRRMAEERIPNQVDKSIQTTRRFDALKLWVTLRVMGADGVGSLFDEVIDLAAAGWDVIDADPRFEVVVKPQISTLVFRYVPEGEVRTDLVDEANLHARKALFASGEAVVAGTKVDGKQYLKFTLLNPQTTTADIAAVLDLLAAHAEQFLGESLALHR; encoded by the coding sequence ATGCGCTCGCATCTGCTGAACGAGACGACCGCGGACCTCTACCGGCGCTCCGTCACCGAGGGCGTCGACCGCGTCGCCGCGAAACTCGCGAGCACGCAGCGGCCCCACACCGGTATATCCGTCGACGAACTCGCCCCGGTCATCAACGGGATCGACCTGGACAAGCCGCTCGCGGACGCGGCCGCCGTCCTGGACGAGCTGGAGGACGTCTACCTGCGCGACGCGGTGTACTTCCACCACCCGCGCTACCTCGGCCACCTCAACTGCCCGGTCGTCATCCCCGCCGTGCTCGGCGAGGCGATCCTCTCGGCCGTCAACTCCTCCCTCGACACCTGGGACCAGTCCATCGGCGGCACGCTCATCGAGCGCCGCCTCATCGACTGGACCACCGAGCGCATCGGCCTCGGCCCCGCCGCGGACGGCATCTTCACCTCCGGCGGCAGCCAGTCGAACTTCCACGCGCTGCTCCTCGCCCGCGACGAGGCCTGCCGCCTCGTCATGAAGAAGGCGCTCGACGAGGGACGCGAGCTCACCAAGGCCGAACTCCTCCCGAAGCTGCGCATCTTCACCTCCGAGGCCAGCCACTTCAGCGTCCAGAAGTCGGCCGCCATGCTCGGGCTCGGCTACGAGGCCGTCATCTGCGTCCCGGTCGACCGCAACCGCCGGATGGACACCGCGGTGCTCGCCCTGGAACTGGAGGAGTGCGCCTCCGAGGGCCTCTTCCCGATGGCCGTCGTCGCCACCGCCGGCACCACCGACTTCGGGTCCATCGACCCGCTCCCCGAGATCGCCCGCCTGGCCGACGAGCACCACGCGTGGATGCACGTGGACGCCGCCTACGGCTGCGGACTGCTGGCGTCCCCGACCCGCCGCCACCTCCTCGACGGCATCGAGCGCGCCGACTCGGTCACGGTCGACTACCACAAGTCGTTCTTCCAGCCGGTCAGCTCCAGCGCCATGCTGGTGCGCGACCGCGACACCCTCAAGCACGCCACGTACCACGCGGACTACCTCAACCCGCGCCGCATGGCCGAGGAGCGCATCCCCAACCAGGTCGACAAGTCCATCCAGACCACGCGCCGGTTCGACGCGCTCAAGCTCTGGGTGACCCTGCGCGTCATGGGCGCCGACGGTGTCGGCTCGCTCTTCGACGAGGTCATCGACCTGGCCGCGGCCGGCTGGGACGTCATCGACGCCGACCCGCGCTTCGAGGTCGTCGTCAAGCCGCAGATCTCCACCCTCGTCTTCCGCTACGTCCCCGAGGGCGAGGTCCGTACCGACCTGGTCGACGAGGCCAACCTGCACGCCCGCAAGGCCCTGTTCGCCTCCGGTGAGGCCGTCGTCGCCGGCACCAAGGTGGACGGGAAGCAGTACCTGAAGTTCACCCTCCTCAACCCGCAGACCACGACGGCCGACATCGCGGCCGTCCTCGACCTTCTCGCCGCACATGCCGAGCAGTTCCTGGGAGAATCCCTTGCCCTCCACCGCTGA
- a CDS encoding siderophore-interacting protein, protein MTATASDAPAVAHFRFFGLEVLRTLRLGHSFLRVTFGGESLAGFRSGGFDQSLSLFLPASGQEHTVLPSTDEDTWFAAWRGMTDEERPVMRSYTVREQRRTPEGADEVDIDFVLHGDGSPASRWAGRAVAGHRIMAIGPAVAENKSVRFQPPAGADAIWMYADETALPAAAAILDRLPAGTRVRAWFEVPHEDDRLDLRAPADADITWIVRESHGRERTEQVLSVLRSAGPAAAEAPYAWLAGEAGTIRAVRRHFVQERSVDRRAVRFTGYWRLGASEEQLLAEAYAGKAPSEDPASEL, encoded by the coding sequence ATGACCGCCACCGCATCCGACGCCCCGGCCGTCGCACACTTCCGGTTCTTCGGGCTCGAAGTGCTCCGCACGCTCCGTCTGGGCCACTCGTTCCTGCGGGTCACCTTCGGCGGGGAGTCCCTCGCGGGCTTCCGCTCGGGCGGCTTCGACCAGAGCCTGTCGCTCTTCCTGCCCGCGTCCGGCCAGGAGCACACGGTGCTCCCGTCCACGGACGAGGACACCTGGTTCGCCGCCTGGCGCGGGATGACGGACGAGGAGCGGCCGGTGATGCGCTCCTACACGGTGCGCGAGCAGCGCCGTACGCCCGAGGGAGCGGACGAGGTCGACATCGACTTCGTCCTCCACGGGGACGGCAGCCCGGCCTCCCGCTGGGCGGGGCGGGCGGTGGCCGGCCACCGGATCATGGCGATCGGACCGGCCGTCGCGGAGAACAAGTCCGTACGCTTCCAGCCGCCGGCCGGCGCCGACGCGATCTGGATGTACGCGGACGAGACCGCCCTGCCGGCCGCGGCCGCGATTCTGGACCGGCTCCCCGCCGGGACCCGGGTCAGGGCCTGGTTCGAGGTCCCGCACGAGGACGACCGGCTCGACCTCCGGGCGCCCGCCGACGCCGACATCACCTGGATCGTGCGCGAGAGCCACGGCCGGGAGCGGACGGAGCAGGTGCTGAGCGTGCTGCGCTCGGCCGGACCCGCAGCGGCCGAAGCCCCGTACGCCTGGCTGGCGGGCGAGGCGGGCACGATCCGCGCGGTGCGCCGCCATTTCGTGCAGGAACGTTCCGTCGACCGTCGCGCCGTCCGCTTCACCGGCTACTGGCGCCTCGGCGCGAGCGAGGAACAGCTCCTCGCCGAGGCGTACGCCGGCAAGGCCCCGAGCGAGGACCCGGCCTCCGAGCTCTAG
- a CDS encoding ABC transporter substrate-binding protein, producing the protein MPKSRTSSFTRRGFVAAGGALGLVAVLTACGGTDSAKGDKDNGASASAAWTFKDDLGKDVTTKAKPKNIVAYTGTAAALHDYGIKVKGVFGPTKTTDGKADVQAGSLDISKVEILGNVYDEFNVEKYAALQPDVLLTNTWDGTYWYVPEASKDKILALAPAAAVKVGGDVTLDKALERTADLAKSLGADMNSKKAVDSKARFEAAAAKVREATKANPGVKVLVGSGSDALFYASTPDTAADLKYFKQLGVEFVTPEKLDEGGFFESLSWENAGKYKADVILLDNRTGTLQPEQLKDRPTWVEMPAVKAGQVVPRVTEPIYSYEKCAQILEDLAKSIQNAKKVS; encoded by the coding sequence ATGCCCAAGTCCCGAACCTCCTCCTTCACCCGCCGCGGGTTCGTCGCGGCCGGTGGCGCCCTCGGCCTCGTCGCGGTCCTGACCGCATGCGGCGGCACCGACTCGGCGAAGGGTGACAAGGACAACGGCGCCTCGGCGTCCGCCGCCTGGACCTTCAAGGACGACCTCGGCAAGGACGTCACCACCAAGGCCAAGCCGAAGAACATCGTCGCCTACACCGGCACCGCCGCCGCGCTGCACGACTACGGCATCAAGGTCAAGGGCGTGTTCGGCCCGACCAAGACCACCGACGGCAAGGCCGACGTCCAGGCCGGCTCGCTGGACATCTCCAAGGTCGAGATCCTCGGCAACGTCTACGACGAGTTCAACGTCGAGAAGTACGCCGCCCTGCAGCCCGACGTGCTGCTCACCAACACCTGGGACGGCACCTACTGGTACGTCCCGGAGGCCTCCAAGGACAAGATCCTCGCGCTCGCCCCGGCCGCCGCGGTCAAGGTGGGCGGCGACGTCACCCTCGACAAGGCGCTGGAGCGCACCGCGGACCTCGCCAAGTCCCTCGGCGCGGACATGAACTCCAAGAAGGCCGTGGACTCCAAGGCCCGCTTCGAGGCCGCCGCCGCGAAGGTGCGCGAGGCCACCAAGGCCAACCCGGGCGTCAAGGTGCTCGTGGGCTCCGGCTCGGACGCCCTGTTCTACGCGTCCACCCCGGACACCGCGGCCGACCTGAAGTACTTCAAGCAGCTCGGCGTCGAGTTCGTCACCCCCGAGAAGCTGGACGAGGGCGGCTTCTTCGAGAGCCTCAGCTGGGAGAACGCCGGCAAGTACAAGGCCGACGTCATCCTGCTCGACAACCGCACCGGCACGCTGCAGCCCGAGCAGCTGAAGGACCGTCCGACCTGGGTCGAGATGCCCGCCGTCAAGGCCGGTCAGGTCGTCCCCCGCGTGACCGAGCCGATCTACTCGTACGAGAAGTGCGCGCAGATCCTGGAAGACCTCGCGAAGTCCATCCAGAACGCCAAGAAGGTCAGCTGA
- a CDS encoding acyl-CoA dehydrogenase family protein — protein sequence MSLDHRLTPEHEELRRTVEAFAHDVVAPKIGDLYERHEFPYEIVAEMGRMGLFGLPFPEEYGGMGGDYLALGIALEELARVDSSVAITLEAGVSLGAMPIYLFGSEEQKRQWLPKMCSGEILGAFGLTEPGAGSDAGGTRTTAVKDGDEWVINGSKCFITNSGTDITGLVTVTAVTGRKADGRPEISSIIVPSGTPGFTVAAPYSKVGWNSSDTRELSFDGVRVPLANLVGQEGRGYAQFLRILDEGRIAISALATGLAQGCVDESVKYAKERHAFGKAIGDNQAIQFKLADMEMRAHMARIGWRDAASRLVAGEPFKKEAAIAKLYSSTVAVDNAREATQIHGGYGFMNEYPVARMWRDSKILEIGEGTSEVQRMLIARELGFAG from the coding sequence ATGTCCCTCGACCACCGGCTCACCCCTGAGCACGAGGAACTCCGCCGCACCGTCGAGGCGTTCGCCCACGACGTCGTCGCCCCGAAGATCGGCGACCTGTACGAGCGGCACGAGTTCCCCTACGAGATCGTCGCCGAGATGGGCCGCATGGGCCTGTTCGGCCTGCCCTTCCCGGAGGAGTACGGCGGCATGGGCGGGGACTACCTCGCCCTCGGCATCGCCCTGGAGGAGCTGGCCCGCGTCGACTCCTCGGTCGCCATCACCCTGGAGGCCGGGGTCTCGCTCGGCGCCATGCCGATCTACCTCTTCGGCTCCGAGGAGCAGAAGCGGCAGTGGCTGCCGAAGATGTGCTCCGGCGAGATCCTCGGCGCCTTCGGGCTGACGGAGCCGGGTGCGGGCTCCGACGCGGGGGGCACCCGCACGACCGCCGTCAAGGACGGCGACGAGTGGGTCATCAACGGTTCGAAGTGCTTCATCACCAACTCCGGTACGGACATCACCGGTCTGGTCACGGTCACCGCCGTGACGGGCCGCAAGGCGGACGGCCGCCCGGAGATCTCCTCGATCATCGTCCCGTCCGGCACCCCGGGCTTCACGGTGGCCGCCCCGTACTCCAAGGTGGGCTGGAACTCCTCGGACACCCGCGAGCTGTCCTTCGACGGCGTACGGGTCCCCCTGGCCAACCTGGTGGGCCAGGAGGGCCGCGGCTACGCGCAGTTCCTGCGGATCCTCGACGAGGGCCGGATCGCCATCTCGGCGCTCGCGACCGGCCTCGCGCAGGGCTGTGTGGACGAGTCGGTGAAGTACGCCAAGGAGCGGCACGCCTTCGGCAAGGCGATCGGCGACAACCAGGCCATCCAGTTCAAGCTGGCCGACATGGAGATGCGCGCCCACATGGCCCGCATCGGCTGGCGCGACGCGGCCTCCCGCCTGGTGGCCGGGGAGCCGTTCAAGAAGGAGGCGGCGATCGCGAAGCTGTACTCCTCGACGGTCGCGGTCGACAACGCGCGCGAGGCGACGCAGATCCACGGCGGCTACGGCTTCATGAACGAGTACCCGGTGGCCCGGATGTGGCGGGACTCCAAGATCCTGGAGATCGGCGAGGGCACGAGCGAGGTCCAGCGCATGCTGATCGCCCGTGAGCTGGGCTTCGCCGGCTGA
- a CDS encoding hydroxymethylglutaryl-CoA lyase, protein MNVPAPGLPARVRIHEVGARDGLQNEKGAVPTAVKAEFIHRLAAAGLTTIEATSFVHPKWVPQLADAEELFPQLADVDARLPVLVPNERGLDRALALGATRIAVFGSATETFASRNLNRTVAESLAMFEPVVARAKEGRAHVRGYLSMCFGDPWEGPVPVHQVVSVAKALLDLGCDELSLGDTIGVATPGHVQALLAALNEAGVTTDRIGVHFHDTYGQALSNTLAALQHGVTTVDASAGGLGGCPYAKSATGNLATEDLVWMLDGLGIETGVDLTALTATSVWMAEQLGRPSPSRTVRALSHKE, encoded by the coding sequence ATGAACGTCCCGGCCCCCGGTCTCCCGGCCCGGGTCCGCATCCACGAGGTCGGCGCCCGCGACGGGCTGCAGAACGAGAAGGGCGCCGTCCCGACGGCCGTCAAGGCGGAGTTCATCCACCGCCTCGCCGCCGCCGGGCTGACGACCATCGAGGCGACCAGCTTCGTGCACCCCAAGTGGGTGCCCCAGCTGGCCGACGCGGAGGAGCTGTTCCCGCAGCTCGCCGACGTCGACGCGCGGCTGCCCGTCCTCGTCCCCAACGAGCGCGGCCTCGACCGCGCGCTCGCCCTCGGGGCCACGCGCATCGCGGTGTTCGGCTCGGCCACCGAGACCTTCGCGTCCCGCAACCTCAACCGCACCGTCGCCGAGTCCCTCGCCATGTTCGAGCCCGTCGTGGCCCGCGCCAAGGAGGGCCGGGCGCATGTCCGCGGCTATCTGTCGATGTGCTTCGGCGACCCCTGGGAGGGCCCGGTCCCGGTCCACCAGGTGGTCTCCGTCGCCAAGGCCCTGCTGGACCTCGGCTGTGACGAGCTGAGCCTCGGCGACACGATCGGCGTGGCCACGCCGGGCCATGTCCAGGCGCTGCTCGCCGCGCTGAACGAGGCCGGGGTCACCACCGACCGGATCGGCGTGCACTTCCACGACACCTACGGCCAGGCCCTGTCCAACACCCTCGCCGCGCTCCAGCACGGCGTGACCACCGTCGACGCCTCCGCAGGCGGCCTCGGCGGATGTCCGTACGCGAAGAGCGCCACCGGAAACCTCGCGACCGAGGACCTGGTGTGGATGCTCGACGGCCTCGGCATCGAAACCGGGGTCGATCTGACCGCCCTCACCGCCACGAGCGTGTGGATGGCCGAACAGCTGGGACGCCCCAGCCCCTCCCGTACCGTCCGCGCCCTCTCCCACAAGGAGTAG
- a CDS encoding acetyl-CoA carboxylase biotin carboxylase subunit, which produces MFSTVLVANRGEIAVRVIRTLRELGIRSVAVFSDADADARHVREADTAVRIGPAAAAESYLSVERLLDAARRTGAEAVHPGYGFLAENAAFAQACTDAGLAFIGPPASAISLMGDKIRAKETVKAAGVPVVPGSSGSGLTDAELVAAASEIGMPVLLKPSAGGGGKGMRLVRDEAVLAEEIAAARREARSSFGDDTLLVERWVDRPRHIEIQVLADAHGNVVHLGERECSLQRRHQKVIEEAPSVLLDEKTRAAMGAAAVDAARSCGYVGAGTVEFIVPGNDPASYYFMEMNTRLQVEHPVTELITGLDLVEQQLRVAAGAPLGFTQSEVTLTGHAIEARVCAEDPARGFLPSGGTVLALSEPSGGAVRTDSGLTAGVPVGSTYDPMLSKVIVHGPDRASALRLLRGALADTVILGVQTNAGFLRRLLAHPDVVSGDLDTGLVERDLPSLLPEGVPDEVYAAAALLAGTVAKPRATGWADPFDAADGWRLGGTPAWTVHHFRLPGQDPVEVRTRSLGTDAEILVSGPAGADSASPAIGARGPGQSPGAPARGRIVSRTPDTVTVELDGVTHRFSHATSPEGTWLGRDADSWHVQRHDPVVANLSGAGRAGADTLAAPMPGTVTVVKVAVGDKVAAGQSLLVVEAMKMEHVISSPHAGTVTELDVSTGSTVAMDQVLAVVTPDEEEGA; this is translated from the coding sequence ATGTTCAGCACTGTTCTGGTCGCGAACCGCGGCGAGATCGCCGTACGGGTCATCCGCACCCTGCGGGAGCTCGGCATCCGCTCCGTGGCCGTCTTCAGCGACGCCGACGCGGACGCCCGCCACGTCCGGGAGGCCGACACGGCCGTCCGCATCGGCCCGGCCGCGGCCGCCGAGAGCTACCTGTCGGTCGAGCGGCTGCTGGACGCCGCCCGGCGCACCGGCGCCGAGGCCGTCCACCCCGGCTACGGCTTCCTCGCCGAGAACGCCGCCTTCGCCCAGGCCTGTACGGACGCCGGGCTGGCCTTCATCGGGCCGCCCGCCTCCGCCATCTCCCTCATGGGCGACAAGATCCGCGCCAAGGAGACGGTGAAGGCTGCGGGCGTGCCCGTGGTCCCCGGCTCCTCGGGCAGTGGCCTGACCGACGCCGAACTGGTCGCGGCCGCCTCGGAGATCGGCATGCCGGTGCTGCTGAAGCCCTCGGCGGGCGGCGGCGGCAAGGGCATGCGGCTGGTCCGCGACGAGGCGGTGCTGGCCGAGGAGATCGCGGCGGCCCGCCGCGAGGCGCGGTCCTCCTTCGGCGACGACACCCTGCTGGTGGAGCGGTGGGTGGACCGGCCGCGGCACATCGAGATCCAGGTGCTGGCGGACGCCCACGGGAACGTGGTGCACCTGGGCGAGCGCGAGTGCTCGCTGCAGCGCCGGCACCAGAAGGTGATCGAGGAGGCCCCGTCGGTCCTGCTCGACGAGAAGACCCGGGCGGCGATGGGGGCGGCGGCGGTCGACGCGGCCCGCTCCTGCGGGTACGTCGGCGCGGGCACGGTGGAGTTCATCGTGCCGGGCAACGACCCCGCCTCCTATTACTTCATGGAGATGAACACCCGGCTCCAGGTCGAGCACCCGGTGACGGAGCTGATCACCGGGCTGGACCTAGTGGAGCAGCAGCTGCGGGTGGCGGCGGGCGCGCCGCTGGGCTTCACCCAGTCCGAGGTGACGCTGACCGGGCACGCCATCGAGGCCCGTGTCTGCGCGGAGGACCCGGCGCGCGGTTTCCTGCCGTCCGGCGGCACCGTGCTGGCCCTGTCCGAGCCCTCGGGCGGTGCGGTGCGCACGGACTCCGGGCTGACGGCGGGCGTTCCGGTGGGCTCGACGTACGACCCGATGCTGTCGAAGGTCATCGTCCACGGCCCGGACCGCGCCAGTGCGCTGCGGCTGCTGCGGGGTGCTCTGGCCGACACCGTGATCCTGGGCGTCCAGACGAACGCCGGTTTCCTGCGCAGGCTGCTGGCCCACCCGGACGTCGTCTCCGGCGACCTGGACACGGGGCTGGTCGAGCGCGACCTCCCGTCGCTCCTGCCGGAGGGCGTCCCGGACGAGGTGTACGCGGCCGCCGCGCTGCTGGCCGGCACCGTGGCGAAGCCGCGGGCGACGGGGTGGGCCGACCCCTTCGACGCCGCCGACGGCTGGCGCCTCGGCGGTACTCCGGCCTGGACCGTCCACCACTTCCGCCTGCCGGGCCAGGACCCGGTGGAGGTCCGCACGCGCTCCCTGGGCACCGACGCGGAGATCCTCGTTTCCGGCCCCGCCGGGGCGGATTCAGCCTCGCCGGCGATCGGGGCGCGGGGTCCGGGGCAGAGCCCCGGCGCACCGGCCCGCGGCCGGATCGTCAGCCGCACCCCGGACACCGTCACCGTCGAACTCGACGGCGTCACGCACCGCTTCAGCCACGCCACCAGCCCGGAGGGGACCTGGCTCGGCCGGGACGCGGACAGCTGGCACGTCCAGCGCCACGACCCCGTCGTGGCGAACCTGAGCGGCGCCGGCCGGGCCGGCGCCGACACCCTCGCCGCCCCGATGCCCGGCACCGTCACCGTGGTCAAGGTGGCCGTGGGCGACAAGGTCGCGGCGGGCCAGAGCCTGCTGGTCGTCGAGGCGATGAAGATGGAGCACGTCATCTCCTCCCCGCATGCCGGCACGGTCACCGAGCTGGACGTGTCCACCGGCAGCACGGTGGCCATGGACCAGGTCCTGGCGGTCGTCACCCCGGACGAGGAGGAGGGCGCGTGA
- a CDS encoding carboxyl transferase domain-containing protein, with the protein MQQAPVLTSAADPASEAWRTNEAAHRELTEGLRARLDAARLGGGEKARARHTARGKLLPRDRVDTLLDPGSPFLELAPLAAEGMYGGAAPAAGVIAGIGRVSGRECVIVANDATVKGGTYYPMTVKKHLRAQEVALENRLPCLYLVDSGGAFLPMQDEVFPDREHFGRIFYNQARMSGAGIPQIAAVLGSCTAGGAYVPAMSDEAVIVRNQGTIFLGGPPLVKAATGEVVTAEDLGGGEVHSRISGVTDHLAEDDAHALRIVRNIVATLPERGALPWSVEAPEEPKVDPDGLYGAVPVDSRTPYDAREIIARITDGSRFQEFKSEFGQTLVTGFARIHGHPVGIVANNGILFAESAQKGAHFIELCDQRGIPLLFLQNISGFMVGKDYEAGGIAKHGAKMVTAVACTRVPKLTVVVGGSYGAGNYSMCGRAYSPRFLWMWPNAKISVMGGEQAASVLATVKRDQIEGAGQEWAAEDEEAFKAPVRAQYEEQGNAYYATARLWDDGVIDPMETRQVLGLALTACANAPLGDSGFGIFRM; encoded by the coding sequence ATGCAGCAGGCACCAGTGCTGACGAGCGCCGCGGACCCGGCGTCCGAGGCCTGGCGGACCAACGAGGCCGCCCACCGCGAGCTGACCGAGGGCCTGCGCGCCCGGCTCGACGCGGCCCGGCTCGGTGGCGGCGAGAAGGCCCGCGCCCGCCACACCGCCCGCGGGAAACTCCTCCCGCGCGACCGCGTGGACACCCTCCTCGACCCCGGATCGCCCTTCCTGGAGCTGGCCCCGCTGGCCGCCGAGGGCATGTACGGGGGCGCGGCCCCCGCCGCCGGGGTCATCGCGGGCATCGGCCGGGTCAGCGGCCGCGAATGCGTGATCGTCGCGAACGACGCCACCGTCAAGGGCGGCACGTACTACCCGATGACCGTCAAGAAGCACCTCCGCGCCCAGGAGGTGGCCCTGGAGAACCGTCTCCCCTGCCTCTACCTGGTCGACTCCGGCGGCGCCTTCCTCCCCATGCAGGACGAGGTCTTCCCCGACCGGGAGCACTTCGGCCGCATCTTCTACAACCAGGCCCGCATGTCGGGGGCCGGTATCCCGCAGATCGCCGCCGTCCTCGGCTCCTGCACGGCGGGCGGGGCCTACGTCCCAGCCATGAGTGACGAGGCCGTCATCGTCCGCAACCAGGGCACGATCTTCCTCGGCGGCCCGCCGCTGGTGAAGGCCGCCACCGGTGAGGTGGTCACGGCCGAGGATCTCGGCGGCGGCGAGGTCCACTCCCGGATCTCCGGTGTGACCGACCACCTCGCGGAGGACGACGCGCACGCGCTGCGGATCGTACGGAACATCGTGGCGACCCTGCCCGAGCGCGGGGCCCTGCCCTGGTCGGTCGAGGCGCCGGAAGAGCCCAAGGTGGACCCGGACGGGCTGTACGGCGCGGTCCCCGTCGACTCGCGCACCCCGTACGACGCCCGCGAGATCATCGCCCGGATCACGGACGGCTCCCGCTTCCAGGAGTTCAAGTCCGAGTTCGGCCAGACGCTGGTCACCGGTTTCGCCCGGATCCACGGACACCCGGTCGGGATCGTCGCCAACAACGGCATCCTGTTCGCCGAGTCGGCGCAGAAGGGCGCGCACTTCATCGAGCTGTGCGACCAGCGCGGCATCCCGCTCCTCTTCCTCCAGAACATCTCCGGCTTCATGGTCGGCAAGGACTACGAGGCCGGCGGCATCGCCAAGCACGGCGCCAAGATGGTGACGGCCGTGGCCTGCACCCGGGTGCCGAAGCTGACGGTGGTGGTCGGCGGCTCGTACGGCGCCGGCAACTACTCGATGTGCGGCCGGGCGTACTCGCCCCGCTTCCTGTGGATGTGGCCCAACGCCAAGATCTCCGTGATGGGCGGGGAGCAGGCGGCCTCGGTGCTCGCCACGGTCAAGCGCGACCAGATCGAGGGCGCGGGCCAGGAATGGGCCGCCGAGGACGAGGAGGCCTTCAAGGCCCCGGTCCGCGCGCAGTACGAGGAGCAGGGCAACGCCTACTACGCCACCGCGCGGCTGTGGGACGACGGGGTCATCGACCCGATGGAAACCCGGCAGGTGCTGGGACTGGCCCTGACCGCGTGCGCGAACGCCCCGCTGGGCGACTCGGGCTTCGGCATCTTCCGTATGTGA
- a CDS encoding SACE_7040 family transcriptional regulator: MSTRAAAPTRREQILSEAARLFAARGFHGVGVDEIGAAVGISGPGLYRHFAGKDAMLAELLVGISERLLTGGRHRVAEAAGDPERVLSSLVDGHIDFALDDRALITLHDRELDRLREADRKLVRQLQRQYVELWVEVVRELHPQVAEAEVRVAVHAVFGLLNSTPHLAALGREAVESLLRRLVHGAFGALSA; encoded by the coding sequence ATGAGCACCAGAGCGGCCGCACCCACCCGTCGCGAGCAGATCCTCAGTGAGGCCGCTCGTCTCTTCGCCGCGCGTGGGTTCCACGGCGTGGGCGTCGACGAGATAGGGGCCGCGGTGGGCATCAGCGGCCCCGGGCTGTACCGGCACTTCGCGGGCAAGGACGCCATGCTCGCCGAGCTGCTCGTCGGCATCAGCGAGCGGCTGCTGACCGGCGGCCGGCACCGGGTGGCGGAGGCGGCGGGCGACCCGGAGCGGGTGCTGTCCTCCCTCGTCGACGGCCACATCGACTTCGCGCTCGACGACCGGGCGCTGATCACCCTGCACGACCGGGAGCTCGACCGGCTCCGGGAGGCCGACCGCAAGCTCGTACGGCAGCTGCAGCGCCAGTACGTGGAGCTGTGGGTGGAGGTCGTACGGGAACTGCACCCGCAGGTCGCCGAGGCGGAGGTACGGGTCGCCGTGCACGCGGTGTTCGGCCTGCTCAACTCCACCCCGCACCTGGCGGCCTTGGGGCGCGAGGCGGTGGAATCGCTGCTGCGGCGCCTCGTCCACGGCGCGTTCGGGGCGCTGTCGGCGTGA
- a CDS encoding phosphatase translates to MARMPKPIETPVPTRAELIDHLVRTRISGQVATPRENNLSHYRKLANGDRHYWLGLELGDRWTDEQDVLAVMAERCGVVDDPAFRFGQDTIDPELTVAGLDRLAARLRKAAADRQSVLFATGHPGGLLDVHRVTAAALRAAGCEIVVIPQGLVADEGSVWQFADVAVLERGATLWHTHSPEPMAAILDGLAAENRPLPDLVVADHGWAGCAAQRGLDAVGYADCNDPALFIGEAEGTLQVTIPLDDHVRDPRFYDPMVAYILDAAGLLGE, encoded by the coding sequence ATGGCCCGTATGCCGAAGCCGATAGAGACGCCCGTACCCACCCGCGCCGAGCTCATCGACCACCTGGTCCGCACCCGGATCTCGGGGCAGGTTGCCACGCCGCGCGAGAACAACCTCAGCCACTACCGCAAGCTCGCCAACGGCGACCGGCACTACTGGCTCGGCCTGGAACTGGGCGACCGCTGGACGGACGAGCAGGACGTGCTCGCGGTGATGGCGGAGCGGTGCGGGGTCGTGGACGACCCGGCGTTCCGGTTCGGCCAGGACACCATCGACCCGGAGCTGACCGTGGCCGGCCTGGACCGCCTGGCGGCGCGACTGCGCAAGGCGGCGGCGGACCGGCAGAGCGTGCTCTTCGCCACCGGCCACCCGGGCGGCCTCCTGGACGTCCACCGGGTGACGGCGGCGGCCCTGCGGGCGGCCGGGTGCGAGATCGTCGTCATCCCGCAGGGCCTGGTGGCGGACGAGGGCTCGGTGTGGCAGTTCGCCGACGTCGCGGTCCTGGAGCGCGGCGCGACGCTGTGGCACACGCACTCGCCGGAGCCGATGGCGGCGATCCTGGACGGCCTCGCGGCGGAGAACCGCCCGCTGCCGGACCTGGTCGTCGCGGACCACGGCTGGGCGGGCTGCGCGGCCCAGCGCGGCCTGGACGCGGTGGGCTACGCGGACTGCAACGACCCGGCGCTGTTCATCGGCGAGGCGGAAGGCACCCTCCAGGTGACGATCCCCCTGGACGACCACGTCCGCGACCCCCGCTTCTACGACCCGATGGTGGCGTACATCCTGGACGCGGCGGGCCTGCTGGGGGAGTAG